The following are encoded in a window of Staphylospora marina genomic DNA:
- the rnr gene encoding ribonuclease R, whose amino-acid sequence MVKEQDIRRFMQESAYKPMTREELAQVFQVPEEEMGPFELLLDEMEANGWIVQTRARRYGVPERFNLVRGTLQGTAKGFGFVIPDTPGKPDVYVHTSDMNGAIDGDLVLVRIHRAKSESRRPEGEIVRVLKRGRDKIVGTFNRLSSHFGFVIPDDKRIGADIFIAAEHQMNARDGQKVVVKLHQITGRFSAEGEIIEILGHKNDPGVDILSVIRKHGLPEQFPEEVLAEAERVPEEIREEELKGRRDLRDWDMVTIDGEDAKDLDDAVSVERLDNGNIRLGVHIADVSYYVKEGSALDREAYRRGCSVYLVDRVIPMLPKRLSNGICSLNPRVDRLTMTCDMEIDPAGNVVRYDIYPSVIRTNERMTYTNVKKILLDNDPELIERYKPLVGDFRLMADLAMTLRRKRMARGAIDFNFPEAKIIVDEKGRPVDVVRRPRTIAEQLIEEFMLKANETVAEHYFNLNVPFVYRIHENPDAEKLQSFYQLVATFGHSVKGKADQVKPHALQQLLEKVAGKPEELIISTVMLRSMKQAKYAAECLGHFGLAARYYSHFTSPIRRYPDLLIHRIIREVHENGALSVERIDRLNAYLPDAAQQSSIRERIAVDAERETQALKAAEYMMERIGEEYEGIISSVTSFGLFVQLENTLEGMVHISFLTDDYYRYDERHYCLIGERSGRVLRIGDKVRIRVSGVNVEERKIDFELLDHFGGEGLERIRKKGRKAKAPAEAETGKRRRGKKGKLHAVEPPKSGKTKKIKAKKIKKKKDRKTRKRK is encoded by the coding sequence ATGGTGAAAGAACAGGATATCAGGCGATTCATGCAGGAAAGTGCGTACAAACCGATGACCCGGGAAGAGTTGGCCCAGGTGTTCCAGGTGCCGGAAGAAGAGATGGGCCCCTTTGAACTGCTGCTGGATGAAATGGAGGCGAACGGTTGGATCGTCCAAACCCGTGCCCGCCGCTACGGGGTGCCGGAGCGGTTCAACCTGGTTCGGGGAACTCTGCAGGGAACCGCCAAGGGATTCGGATTCGTCATTCCCGACACCCCCGGCAAGCCGGATGTGTATGTGCACACCAGCGACATGAACGGGGCGATCGACGGCGATCTGGTGCTGGTTCGCATCCACAGGGCCAAATCGGAAAGCCGCAGACCGGAGGGGGAAATCGTCCGCGTGCTGAAACGCGGGCGGGACAAGATCGTGGGCACGTTCAACCGGCTGTCTTCCCATTTCGGTTTCGTGATTCCGGATGACAAACGGATTGGCGCGGACATCTTCATCGCCGCCGAGCATCAGATGAATGCGCGGGACGGGCAGAAGGTGGTCGTGAAACTGCATCAGATCACCGGCCGGTTCAGTGCCGAAGGGGAAATCATCGAAATCCTCGGGCACAAAAACGATCCCGGCGTGGACATTCTGTCCGTCATCCGCAAGCACGGCCTGCCCGAACAGTTCCCCGAAGAAGTGTTGGCGGAGGCGGAACGCGTTCCGGAGGAAATCCGGGAGGAAGAATTGAAGGGCCGGCGCGATCTCCGGGATTGGGACATGGTGACCATCGACGGGGAAGACGCCAAAGACCTGGACGACGCCGTGTCCGTGGAGCGGCTGGACAACGGAAACATCCGGCTCGGCGTACATATCGCCGACGTCAGTTATTACGTGAAGGAAGGATCGGCGCTCGACCGGGAAGCCTACCGGCGCGGCTGCAGCGTCTACCTGGTGGACCGGGTCATTCCCATGCTGCCCAAGCGTCTGTCCAACGGCATTTGTTCCCTCAATCCGCGGGTGGACCGGCTCACCATGACCTGCGACATGGAGATCGATCCCGCCGGAAACGTGGTGCGGTACGACATCTATCCCAGCGTGATCCGTACCAACGAGCGCATGACCTACACCAATGTGAAGAAAATCCTCCTGGACAACGATCCGGAGCTGATCGAACGGTACAAACCGCTGGTGGGAGACTTCCGCCTGATGGCCGATCTGGCCATGACCTTGCGCCGGAAGCGGATGGCCCGCGGGGCGATCGATTTCAATTTCCCCGAAGCCAAGATCATCGTGGATGAAAAGGGACGGCCGGTCGATGTGGTGCGCAGGCCCCGGACCATCGCCGAGCAACTGATCGAGGAGTTCATGCTCAAAGCCAATGAAACGGTGGCGGAGCACTATTTCAATCTGAACGTTCCCTTCGTCTACCGGATCCACGAAAATCCGGATGCGGAGAAATTGCAGTCGTTTTACCAGCTTGTCGCCACGTTCGGCCATTCGGTCAAGGGAAAAGCGGATCAGGTGAAACCGCACGCCTTGCAGCAGCTGCTGGAAAAAGTGGCGGGCAAGCCGGAAGAGCTCATCATCAGCACCGTGATGCTCCGCTCGATGAAACAGGCCAAATACGCCGCGGAATGCTTGGGGCATTTCGGTCTGGCCGCGCGGTACTATTCGCACTTCACGTCACCGATCCGGCGTTATCCGGACCTGTTGATCCACCGGATCATCCGCGAAGTGCACGAAAACGGCGCCTTGTCGGTGGAGCGGATCGACCGGTTGAATGCGTATCTGCCCGACGCCGCACAGCAATCCTCCATCCGCGAGCGGATCGCCGTCGACGCGGAGCGGGAAACGCAGGCTCTCAAGGCCGCCGAATACATGATGGAACGGATCGGCGAGGAGTACGAAGGCATCATCTCCAGCGTCACTTCCTTCGGCCTGTTCGTCCAACTGGAAAACACGCTGGAAGGCATGGTGCACATCAGCTTCCTCACCGACGACTACTACCGGTATGACGAACGGCACTACTGCCTGATCGGCGAGCGCTCCGGACGCGTGCTCCGCATCGGGGACAAGGTGCGCATCCGCGTCTCCGGCGTCAACGTCGAAGAACGCAAGATCGACTTTGAACTGCTGGATCACTTCGGCGGGGAAGGCTTGGAGCGGATCCGGAAAAAAGGGAGAAAAGCAAAAGCGCCCGCCGAAGCGGAGACCGGGAAAAGAAGACGCGGCAAAAAAGGCAAGCTGCATGCCGTCGAGCCTCCGAAATCCGGCAAAACCAAAAAAATCAAAGCAAAGAAAATCAAAAAGAAAAAAGATCGCAAAACCCGGAAGCGGAAGTAA
- a CDS encoding Gfo/Idh/MocA family protein produces the protein MLKLGVGIWGTGFSARSHLEALARVPGVTVVCIASRNEARARELAEEFGIPKAYGTYEELVRDPEVDVIHNCTSNELHASLNRLALEHGKHLLSEKPLATDGKDAVELVKLARERNVVTGVCFNYRHYPMVVEARERIAAGQTGAVHLVTGGYFQDWLLEPTDYNWRLETDVNGPSRAMADIGSHWCDTVQHVTGLRITEVLADLKTVHPVRQKPAKASGTFSSSGEVEREPVNITTEDCGNVLIRFENGAHGVFTVSQVSAGRKNRLFFEVSGAKESLAWDQEQPNRLWIGRRGASNGELLKDPGLLSQAAAREAHYPGGHQEGWPDGLKNLFLRFYERVRANRSGKEPATRPDFATFEDGCRLVLLVEAILSSHRSGRWVSVPDA, from the coding sequence TTGTTGAAGCTGGGAGTGGGAATCTGGGGGACGGGTTTTTCCGCCCGTTCGCATCTGGAGGCGTTGGCCAGAGTGCCGGGGGTCACGGTGGTGTGCATCGCCTCACGGAACGAAGCCAGAGCCCGGGAGTTGGCGGAGGAATTCGGCATCCCGAAGGCATACGGAACGTATGAAGAACTGGTGCGGGATCCGGAAGTGGATGTGATCCACAATTGCACGTCCAACGAGCTGCATGCAAGTCTCAACCGGCTGGCGCTTGAGCACGGAAAGCATCTGTTGTCGGAGAAGCCGCTGGCCACGGACGGCAAGGATGCCGTGGAGCTGGTGAAGCTGGCCCGCGAACGGAATGTGGTGACCGGGGTTTGTTTCAATTACCGGCACTACCCGATGGTGGTCGAGGCCCGGGAGCGGATTGCCGCCGGACAGACAGGAGCGGTGCATCTGGTGACCGGAGGATACTTCCAGGACTGGCTGCTGGAGCCCACCGACTACAATTGGCGGCTGGAGACGGACGTGAACGGCCCGTCCCGGGCGATGGCCGACATCGGTTCGCACTGGTGTGACACGGTGCAGCACGTGACGGGTCTGCGGATCACGGAAGTGCTGGCCGACCTGAAAACGGTGCATCCGGTCCGGCAGAAACCGGCGAAGGCGTCGGGCACGTTCTCCTCCTCCGGCGAGGTGGAGCGGGAGCCGGTGAACATCACGACGGAAGACTGCGGCAACGTGCTCATCCGCTTTGAAAACGGAGCGCACGGCGTGTTCACCGTATCGCAGGTGAGTGCCGGCCGAAAAAACCGGTTGTTCTTTGAAGTGTCGGGCGCGAAGGAATCGCTGGCTTGGGACCAGGAGCAGCCGAACCGCCTGTGGATCGGACGGCGGGGAGCATCCAACGGCGAACTGCTGAAAGATCCCGGGCTCCTGTCGCAAGCAGCCGCCCGCGAGGCGCATTATCCCGGAGGTCATCAGGAGGGATGGCCGGACGGACTGAAAAACCTGTTCCTCCGTTTTTACGAACGGGTTCGGGCGAACCGGTCGGGCAAGGAGCCGGCGACCCGTCCCGACTTTGCCACGTTCGAAGACGGCTGCCGGTTGGTGCTTCTGGTCGAAGCCATTTTGAGCAGCCACCGGTCCGGACGTTGGGTGAGCGTGCCGGACGCCTGA
- a CDS encoding alpha/beta hydrolase, which translates to MKTVVRSPEPFFYPEGKTGILLIHGFSGTPSELRPMGEYFKSRGFTVYAPLLPGHGTSPEDMEKTGWKDWWQAVLDAHDRMMREDLDHLFVAGLSMGGVLSLMLAAERPVHGVISMCAPVWIRDRRAFLADLVKYVYRFKPRSVHRDPEIEAHLVPYDRTPVKCVGELLRLIRRMKKKLPEVKVPALVVQAARDELILEKSAHYILDHLGSSEKRLKWYEKSTHIITVDKERMKLFRDVEAFVRTVTGSGEPRIGLNVKER; encoded by the coding sequence ATGAAAACCGTTGTACGTTCTCCCGAGCCCTTTTTTTATCCGGAAGGAAAAACGGGAATCCTGTTGATACACGGGTTTTCGGGAACCCCGTCGGAACTTCGCCCGATGGGAGAGTATTTCAAAAGCCGCGGATTCACGGTGTATGCGCCCCTCCTGCCGGGACACGGGACCAGTCCCGAGGACATGGAGAAAACCGGGTGGAAGGATTGGTGGCAAGCGGTGCTCGACGCCCATGACCGCATGATGCGGGAGGACCTGGATCATCTGTTCGTCGCGGGTCTGTCGATGGGCGGCGTGCTTTCCCTGATGCTTGCGGCGGAAAGACCCGTACACGGGGTGATTTCCATGTGCGCGCCGGTGTGGATCCGGGACCGGAGGGCGTTTCTGGCCGACCTCGTCAAGTATGTGTATCGCTTCAAACCGCGCTCCGTGCACCGGGATCCGGAAATCGAGGCGCATCTGGTTCCGTACGACCGGACGCCGGTCAAATGCGTGGGAGAGCTGCTTCGCCTGATTCGCCGGATGAAGAAGAAACTTCCGGAAGTGAAGGTTCCGGCCCTGGTGGTTCAGGCGGCACGGGATGAGTTGATTTTGGAGAAGAGTGCACACTATATCCTGGATCATCTCGGATCGTCGGAGAAGCGGCTCAAGTGGTACGAAAAGTCGACGCATATCATCACGGTGGACAAAGAACGAATGAAACTGTTCCGTGACGTGGAAGCGTTTGTGCGGACGGTGACCGGCAGCGGTGAGCCGCGGATCGGTCTGAACGTGAAAGAGAGGTGA
- the eno gene encoding phosphopyruvate hydratase, giving the protein MSTTIIEVYGREVLDSRGNPTVEVEVVLESGAVGRAIVPSGASTGAYEAVELRDGDKSRYLGKGVLQAVKNVNDVIAPQIVGMDALDQVAIDNALIEMDGTPNKGNLGANAILGVSMAVARAAAEAVGLPLYAYLGGFNAKTMPVPMMNILNGGAHADNNVDIQEFMIMPVGAETMAEAIRMGAEIFHSLKAVLKEKGYTTAVGDEGGFAPNLSSNEEALSTIMEAIERAGYKPGEQVKLALDVASTEMYKDGKYHFEGEGITRTSEEMVAFYEELVGKYPIISIEDGLAEDDWEGWKLLTERLGGKVQLVGDDLFVTNTRRLKEGIEKGVGNSILVKVNQIGTLTETFDAIEMAKRAGYTAVISHRSGESEDTTIADIAVATGAGQIKTGAPSRTDRVAKYNQLIRIADELGHTAQYPGLTAFYNLKK; this is encoded by the coding sequence ATGAGCACCACCATCATTGAAGTGTACGGCCGTGAAGTCCTCGATTCCCGCGGAAATCCGACCGTCGAAGTGGAAGTCGTTCTCGAGTCCGGCGCCGTGGGCCGCGCCATCGTGCCGTCCGGTGCTTCCACCGGTGCCTATGAAGCCGTGGAGCTGCGGGACGGCGACAAATCCCGTTACCTGGGCAAAGGCGTGCTCCAGGCCGTGAAAAACGTGAATGACGTGATCGCTCCGCAGATCGTGGGCATGGACGCTCTGGATCAAGTGGCCATTGACAACGCCCTGATCGAAATGGACGGCACCCCGAACAAGGGCAACCTGGGCGCCAACGCCATCCTCGGCGTTTCCATGGCCGTGGCCCGCGCCGCCGCCGAAGCCGTCGGCCTGCCGCTGTACGCATACCTGGGAGGCTTCAATGCCAAAACCATGCCGGTGCCGATGATGAACATCCTCAACGGCGGTGCCCACGCGGACAACAACGTGGACATCCAGGAATTCATGATCATGCCGGTCGGCGCCGAAACCATGGCGGAAGCCATCCGCATGGGCGCGGAAATCTTCCACAGCCTCAAAGCGGTGCTGAAAGAAAAAGGCTACACCACCGCCGTGGGAGACGAGGGCGGATTTGCTCCGAACCTTTCCTCCAACGAGGAAGCCCTCTCCACCATCATGGAAGCGATCGAACGGGCCGGTTACAAACCGGGCGAGCAAGTGAAGCTGGCGCTGGACGTCGCCTCCACCGAAATGTACAAAGACGGCAAATACCACTTTGAAGGGGAAGGCATCACCCGCACCTCCGAAGAAATGGTCGCCTTCTACGAAGAGCTGGTCGGCAAGTACCCGATCATCTCCATCGAGGACGGCCTGGCCGAAGACGACTGGGAAGGCTGGAAATTGCTCACCGAGCGCCTCGGCGGCAAGGTGCAGCTGGTCGGCGATGATCTGTTCGTCACCAACACCCGTCGCCTGAAAGAAGGCATCGAGAAAGGCGTGGGCAACTCCATCCTGGTGAAAGTGAACCAGATCGGCACCCTGACCGAAACCTTCGATGCCATCGAAATGGCCAAACGCGCCGGATACACCGCCGTCATTTCCCACCGTTCCGGCGAATCGGAAGACACCACCATCGCCGACATCGCCGTCGCCACCGGTGCGGGACAGATCAAAACCGGTGCACCCAGCCGGACCGACCGCGTTGCCAAGTACAACCAACTCATCCGCATCGCCGACGAGCTGGGTCACACCGCGCAATATCCGGGTCTGACCGCGTTCTACAACCTGAAGAAGTGA
- the secG gene encoding preprotein translocase subunit SecG, producing MVLASKIILAVISVGLILVVLLQSGKSAGLSGAIAGGAEHLMGKAKARGIDALLGKLTGVLATLFMIAALLVGYFVK from the coding sequence TTGGTACTGGCATCCAAAATTATCCTTGCGGTCATCAGCGTCGGTCTCATTCTTGTCGTCTTGCTGCAGTCGGGCAAAAGCGCCGGTCTGTCCGGAGCGATCGCAGGCGGTGCCGAACACCTGATGGGCAAGGCGAAAGCCCGCGGAATCGACGCGCTGCTCGGCAAGCTGACCGGGGTTTTGGCGACCCTGTTCATGATCGCGGCCCTGCTGGTGGGTTATTTCGTCAAGTGA
- the smpB gene encoding SsrA-binding protein SmpB, giving the protein MGNKGVKVIAKNKKAFHDYQIEERYEAGIVLTGTEIKSIRQGRVNLKDSYARIDKGELFIIGMHISPYEQGNRFNVDPTRTRKLLMHRREIDKLHGLVQREGYTLVPLDVHLRNGFAKVELGLAKGKKLHDKRATEAKREAERMIRRELKERNLR; this is encoded by the coding sequence GTGGGCAACAAAGGCGTCAAAGTGATCGCCAAAAACAAAAAGGCCTTTCATGATTATCAGATCGAAGAGCGTTACGAGGCCGGCATCGTTCTCACCGGGACGGAGATCAAGTCGATCCGTCAGGGGCGTGTGAACTTGAAGGACAGCTATGCCCGCATCGACAAGGGCGAACTGTTCATCATCGGCATGCACATCAGCCCGTATGAACAAGGCAACCGCTTCAACGTGGATCCGACCCGCACGCGCAAACTCCTGATGCACCGCCGGGAAATCGACAAGTTGCACGGTCTCGTCCAGCGCGAAGGCTATACGCTGGTACCGCTCGACGTGCACCTGCGAAACGGGTTTGCCAAGGTGGAGCTGGGGTTGGCCAAGGGGAAAAAGTTGCATGACAAACGGGCCACCGAAGCCAAGCGGGAAGCGGAGAGAATGATCCGGCGCGAACTGAAGGAAAGAAATTTGCGCTGA
- a CDS encoding phosphoglycerate kinase encodes MNKKSVIDVDVRGKRVFCRVDFNVPIKDGVIMDDTRIRAALPTIRHLIDHGARVILASHLGRPKGKVVEEMRLTPVAKRLSELLGKPVVKTDDVIGDEVRSKAAALRDGDVLLLENVRFHPGEEKNDSELAKAFAGLADLYVNDAFGTAHRAHATTAGIAQHLPAVSGFLMQKEIDMLGKALSDPARPFTAIIGGAKVKDKIGVIENLLDKVDNLIIGGGLSFTFVHAQGYGIGKSLLEEDKVELAKGFIKKAEEKGVRMLLPVDAVVADRFAPDAEAEVVDIDKIPEDRMALDIGPKTRELFAEAVKQSKLVVWNGPMGVFEFDRFAEGTNAVARALAESDAMTIVGGGDSAAAIEKSGLADSVDHISTGGGASLEFLEGKELPGVAVLQDKE; translated from the coding sequence ATGAACAAAAAATCGGTCATTGATGTGGATGTCCGCGGCAAACGGGTCTTCTGCCGCGTCGATTTCAACGTGCCGATCAAAGACGGCGTCATCATGGATGACACGAGGATCCGCGCGGCGCTTCCGACGATCCGTCACCTCATCGATCACGGAGCGCGCGTCATTCTGGCCAGCCATTTGGGGCGTCCCAAGGGCAAAGTCGTGGAAGAGATGCGCCTGACTCCCGTCGCCAAGCGTTTGTCCGAGCTGCTCGGCAAGCCCGTGGTCAAGACGGACGACGTGATCGGCGATGAAGTGAGAAGCAAAGCGGCCGCTCTTCGGGACGGTGACGTGCTCCTTCTGGAAAACGTCCGCTTCCATCCCGGCGAGGAGAAAAATGATTCGGAATTGGCCAAGGCGTTTGCCGGGCTGGCCGACCTGTACGTGAACGACGCGTTCGGCACCGCGCACCGGGCTCACGCCACGACTGCGGGAATCGCGCAACATTTGCCGGCGGTGTCCGGATTCCTGATGCAGAAGGAAATCGACATGCTGGGCAAGGCGCTGTCCGATCCGGCCCGTCCGTTCACGGCCATCATCGGCGGTGCCAAGGTGAAAGACAAAATCGGCGTGATCGAGAACCTGCTGGACAAGGTGGACAACCTGATCATCGGCGGAGGTCTCTCCTTCACGTTCGTCCATGCGCAAGGATACGGAATCGGCAAGTCTTTGCTGGAAGAGGACAAAGTGGAACTGGCCAAAGGGTTCATCAAAAAGGCGGAAGAAAAAGGCGTCCGCATGCTGCTGCCCGTCGATGCCGTGGTGGCCGACCGGTTCGCCCCGGATGCGGAAGCGGAAGTGGTGGACATCGACAAGATTCCGGAAGACCGGATGGCGCTGGATATCGGACCGAAAACCCGCGAGCTTTTCGCGGAAGCGGTGAAACAGTCCAAGCTGGTCGTCTGGAACGGACCGATGGGCGTGTTTGAATTCGACCGGTTTGCCGAGGGAACCAACGCGGTTGCCCGGGCACTGGCCGAATCGGACGCCATGACCATCGTGGGCGGCGGCGATTCGGCGGCGGCCATCGAGAAATCGGGCCTGGCGGACAGCGTCGACCACATTTCCACCGGCGGCGGCGCATCCCTGGAATTCCTGGAAGGCAAGGAGCTTCCCGGCGTGGCCGTTCTGCAGGACAAAGAGTGA
- the tpiA gene encoding triose-phosphate isomerase, with protein sequence MRTPVIAGNWKMYKTPEEAEAFAAALHDTRLPDGVEAVICAPFVALPALRKALEGTGVGLGAQNVHWEREGAFTGEISVPMLRAIGVKYAIIGHSERRAYFAETDETVHRKLKAALAGGLVPIVCVGETLEEREQGRTKEVVRQQVEKALQGISAEDAARVIIAYEPVWAIGTGRAATAQDAEEVIAFIRDTVASLTDASTAAAVRIQYGGSVKPDNIRELLDMPNIDGALVGGASLDPASFIKLVQAAEAGDDR encoded by the coding sequence TTGCGTACCCCTGTCATCGCGGGAAACTGGAAGATGTACAAAACGCCGGAAGAAGCCGAAGCGTTCGCGGCCGCGCTTCATGACACGCGGCTGCCGGACGGGGTGGAAGCGGTCATCTGCGCCCCGTTCGTCGCGCTTCCGGCACTGAGAAAGGCGCTGGAAGGCACCGGAGTGGGTCTCGGTGCCCAAAACGTGCATTGGGAACGGGAAGGGGCCTTCACCGGAGAGATCAGCGTGCCGATGCTCCGGGCGATCGGCGTGAAATACGCGATCATCGGGCATTCCGAGCGGCGCGCGTACTTCGCGGAAACGGACGAAACGGTTCACCGCAAGTTGAAAGCGGCGCTGGCCGGCGGGCTCGTGCCGATCGTCTGTGTGGGCGAGACGCTGGAAGAGCGGGAACAGGGACGGACCAAAGAGGTCGTCCGGCAACAGGTGGAGAAGGCGCTGCAAGGAATTTCCGCGGAAGACGCGGCTCGCGTCATCATCGCCTACGAACCCGTTTGGGCGATCGGAACGGGACGGGCGGCCACGGCCCAGGATGCGGAAGAAGTGATCGCCTTCATCCGTGACACGGTCGCTTCGCTCACCGATGCCTCGACGGCCGCGGCGGTGCGCATCCAGTACGGCGGCAGCGTCAAGCCGGACAACATTCGGGAACTGCTGGACATGCCCAACATCGACGGTGCCTTGGTGGGAGGCGCCAGCCTGGATCCCGCTTCGTTCATCAAGCTGGTGCAAGCGGCGGAAGCGGGGGATGACCGGTGA
- a CDS encoding DUF433 domain-containing protein, with the protein MKHSGDDREREARNASGHQPDTNGDGKLPRKAPEKDPGEESGTLRIQEAGPLEARIVHLPAIPTWKRKIDKSGYAYLKRVAHHHEGVSLTPEVVGGMPVIAGTRIQVSLILACFRDGMTVEEICEDYRLNPDQVKAALDYAIEVLDDPFLGS; encoded by the coding sequence ATGAAACATTCCGGGGACGACCGGGAGCGCGAAGCGCGGAATGCATCCGGCCATCAGCCGGACACAAACGGGGACGGGAAACTTCCCCGCAAAGCCCCGGAGAAAGATCCGGGAGAAGAATCGGGCACGCTCCGGATTCAGGAGGCCGGCCCCCTTGAAGCGCGGATTGTCCATCTTCCCGCCATTCCGACGTGGAAGCGAAAGATCGACAAAAGCGGATACGCTTATCTGAAACGCGTGGCTCATCACCATGAGGGCGTGTCCCTGACGCCCGAAGTGGTCGGAGGCATGCCGGTGATCGCCGGCACCCGCATCCAGGTTTCGCTCATTCTGGCCTGTTTTCGCGACGGCATGACCGTGGAAGAGATTTGCGAAGACTACCGGTTGAATCCGGACCAGGTGAAAGCCGCCCTTGATTATGCCATCGAGGTTCTGGATGACCCGTTTCTGGGGAGCTGA
- the gpmI gene encoding 2,3-bisphosphoglycerate-independent phosphoglycerate mutase, protein MTRKKPVLLCILDGFALREETEGNAVAQAKKPNFDRYWNRFPHTTLQASGEAVGLPDGQMGNSEVGHLNIGAGRIVYQDLTRITKSIKDGEFFGNEVLLGAVRHAKERGSSLHLMGLLSDGGVHSHIAHLFALLELARREGLDRVYVHAFLDGRDTAPDSAPGYLEDLLARMKELGTGKLATVHGRYYAMDRDRRWDRTEKSYRAMVLGEGIRTEDALTAVRESHESGTFDEFVLPTVITEHGQPVTTIRSDDAIIFFNFRPDRAIQLSQALSNPDFDGFDRGPEQPRRLHYVCMTHYSETVRGEIAFPSVDLVNTFGEVVSRHGLKQLRIAETEKYPHVTFFFSGGREATFPGEERILIASPKVPTYDLKPEMSAYEVTDALLKEIEADKHDAIILNFANPDMVGHSGKLEPTIRAVEAVDECLGRIVDLVLEKGGVAVITADHGNADMVIDEQGRPHTAHTTFPVPLIVTDESVKLRDGGILADISPTLLHLLGVEKPEEMNGQSLIVEG, encoded by the coding sequence GTGACGCGGAAAAAGCCGGTCCTCCTCTGCATCCTCGACGGATTCGCCCTGCGGGAAGAAACGGAAGGAAACGCCGTCGCCCAGGCAAAGAAACCGAATTTTGACCGGTACTGGAACCGGTTTCCCCACACCACCCTCCAGGCGAGCGGAGAGGCGGTGGGACTTCCGGACGGACAGATGGGCAACTCCGAGGTGGGGCATCTGAACATCGGAGCGGGCCGCATCGTGTACCAGGACCTGACCCGCATCACCAAATCGATCAAGGACGGGGAGTTCTTCGGAAACGAGGTGCTGCTGGGCGCCGTCCGGCACGCGAAGGAGCGGGGTTCTTCCCTGCATCTGATGGGGCTGTTGTCCGACGGCGGTGTGCACAGCCACATCGCGCACCTGTTCGCCCTCCTGGAACTGGCCCGCCGCGAGGGGCTGGACCGGGTGTATGTGCATGCGTTCCTCGACGGCCGGGACACGGCTCCGGACAGTGCTCCGGGCTATCTGGAGGACCTCTTGGCCAGGATGAAGGAGCTGGGGACCGGAAAACTGGCCACCGTGCACGGCCGTTACTACGCGATGGACCGGGACCGTCGTTGGGATCGGACGGAAAAATCGTACCGGGCGATGGTCCTCGGCGAGGGAATCCGGACGGAGGATGCACTGACCGCCGTCAGGGAGTCGCACGAAAGCGGCACCTTTGACGAATTCGTCCTGCCGACCGTGATCACCGAACACGGACAACCGGTGACCACCATCCGCTCCGACGATGCGATCATCTTCTTCAACTTCCGGCCGGACCGGGCGATTCAACTGTCGCAGGCCCTGTCCAATCCGGATTTCGACGGGTTCGACCGCGGTCCGGAACAGCCACGGCGGCTTCATTACGTCTGCATGACGCACTACAGCGAAACCGTCCGCGGCGAGATCGCCTTCCCGTCGGTCGATTTGGTCAACACGTTCGGGGAAGTGGTTTCCCGCCACGGACTGAAGCAGCTGCGCATCGCCGAAACGGAGAAATATCCGCACGTCACGTTCTTCTTCAGCGGAGGGCGCGAAGCGACGTTCCCGGGAGAGGAGCGCATCCTGATCGCTTCGCCCAAGGTGCCCACCTACGACCTGAAACCGGAAATGAGCGCCTATGAAGTGACCGATGCCTTGCTGAAGGAGATCGAAGCGGACAAACATGACGCCATCATCCTCAATTTCGCCAACCCGGACATGGTGGGACATTCCGGCAAGCTGGAGCCGACCATCCGGGCGGTGGAAGCCGTCGACGAATGCCTCGGCCGCATCGTCGATCTCGTGCTGGAGAAAGGCGGCGTGGCCGTCATCACCGCCGATCACGGCAACGCGGACATGGTGATCGACGAGCAGGGTCGTCCCCACACGGCCCACACCACATTCCCAGTGCCGCTGATCGTCACGGACGAATCGGTCAAGCTGCGGGACGGTGGCATTCTGGCCGATATTTCACCGACGCTCCTGCACCTTCTGGGCGTGGAGAAACCGGAAGAGATGAACGGTCAGTCTCTGATCGTCGAAGGTTGA
- a CDS encoding DUF5615 family PIN-like protein, with product MRKLLLDENVTPKAAEIFRELGYDVESVHSLGLRGMSDSRVLEAAVDSGRILLTHNGKDFILLVPPRLPDVVHQGILWFKFQVTRRNVDVTCRKIHAFFERVSALDNSVWEVLREGTMVIFSRYVPGPNVSFRL from the coding sequence ATGCGGAAACTGCTGCTGGATGAAAACGTCACGCCCAAAGCCGCGGAAATCTTCCGGGAGCTGGGGTATGACGTGGAAAGCGTCCATTCGCTCGGTCTGCGCGGCATGAGCGACTCGCGCGTGCTCGAGGCTGCCGTGGATTCGGGAAGAATCCTGCTCACCCACAACGGAAAAGATTTCATCCTTCTGGTTCCTCCCCGCCTGCCGGATGTGGTTCACCAGGGAATCCTGTGGTTCAAATTCCAGGTGACCCGAAGAAACGTCGACGTCACATGCCGGAAAATCCACGCCTTTTTCGAACGGGTCTCCGCTTTGGACAATTCCGTCTGGGAAGTTCTCCGGGAGGGCACCATGGTGATCTTCAGCCGGTATGTTCCGGGGCCGAATGTGTCTTTTCGCCTGTGA